The Arachis ipaensis cultivar K30076 chromosome B05, Araip1.1, whole genome shotgun sequence nucleotide sequence CATACGTtgatattaagaatagatatatacattaacattaacatatatacatttgaaagaagcattattcggttcaccatgagtactatacaattgtatttGAAAGAAGCATTGTTTGGTTCACCatcttgattttatataatggattatgtttcgttcactcaatactatacaattgtattgtgttcggtttatcatgagtactatgttcggttcgccatgagtactgtgttcggttcaccacgagtactatgttcggttcattctgcactattcaaaactcttcttcctcaccttctactacttcttcaccaaagagagaaggaggaaaagacaaaaaaatacagcagcaacaacaacaaaagaatgacgataaggagaaaacacgtgaagaagaaggaacgcgaaaaaggaggaaaaggaagagaaggaggaacgcgaagaaAAAAGCAAAGAAGAAGACACTCCATGCGTAAACGAGCgtgggaagaagaagaagcgcggtagaagaagaagaagagaagaagaagaagaagaagcgtgatgaaaaaaagaagaaaagaagtgtttCGTGTGTGTTGGGTGCGTATATTTCACGTTTCATTTAATGGTATTAGATTCTTTTGTATTGAACcaacttaattacatggttacatagATGTGTAGTATCTGTAATTTTATTGACATGTAGATAGTAGACACACACAACTTTATgcaaagagaaagagagataattaattaatattttttctttctttaaatttaGATACGTGAAAAACCTGAACATCTCATATGTTAGGAAACGAACGAAAGTCAAagccgaaaaaaaaaaaagcccacAGAGAAGTTGAATATTAAATTGTTTCtgaaagataattaaaatttaaaaatgaaaaagtGGGAGTTTCCATAATTCCATTTCCATATATGTTGGAAAGTTGAAGAAATAGCAGCAGGCGGCTCGAATTCAACGTAGCTAAATTTCTGATTCTTGTGACGTCATcttcgcatggctcacgcaaacCAACCTTGAaccctttctctccctctctctgtttCATTATAAGCCACCCCCCTCCTTCCCTCCGATTCTTTTACACACACCATGTCTCACGTCGTCACTCTTCACGGCCTAACAGTAacaacctcttcctcttcttcttcttcctaccCACATATTCATTCATTAAATACCAGAAGACTTTGCAGTAAAGTCAGAGTCTCTGCACAGTTTAAGAGCCATGACTCCACACCTATTGATTTCTGCGACCCTGATTGGAAACACAAGTTCAAGGAAGACTTCCAGGAACGCTTCAGCCTCCCCCATGTCACTGATATCTTCCATGATACTCCTCCTATGCCCTCCACTTTCTGTCTCCAACATAGGTTcatttcttttcaattcttttgtgTTTTGCATCTTTGCTTTCTATTTTGTTTTGCATGCATAAATTCTTGCCTACTTTTTGCAGAACTCCCATGGTTAGAGACTTTGCTGGCTTAAATCCTTCTAATGAATGGCATGGATACATTAATGACAATGACAGAGTTCTGCTCAAGGTCTCCTTCTTCATTCTTAattaatcttgttttagtttgaTTCTGAATACCATTCTAGCAAAATTCTACCTCTATAGCATTTTTCCTTCTCTGAATATTTATTTACAATCAAATGCCATTGCTTATTGTGTCTGTGTGTCTGTGTTTTAACTGATTTTGAATTGAACTAATTCTCTTTTTGTGATCACTTATTAATACTCTTTCATACTGTGATTCCTAATTAATTGGTTGAAACTCTGCCTTCACACTGTCATCAAACTATGTTCATTCTTCCACTTAGATCAATACTAGTAGTCATGGAAGAGAAAACGGTCTTCAAAGCTTTCGCTTATCCTTGCATTTGTCAACTCTTGTATCTCAATTGAACTGCACCAAAATCCTAGCATTAGATATTTGATTGATGATCTTATTCAATTAAAAGTCGTTCTGGACATGTTAGCTAAGTGTTAATTTCCTCTATCTTTGATATTTCAGACAATATATTATTCGTCACCTACATCAGCTGGTGCTGAGTGCATTGATCCTGGTTGTAGTTGGGTAGAACAATGGTAATGTAACTGATTTCTCAATTTTCTTAACAAATATAATGACTGCATAATTGATTCGAAGTTTGTGCTTGCAAGGGTATGCAATTGTTCATCAATTTGGACTAAAATCACTTCCTCAAAATAGAAAATTAAGAAATCTCATTGTTATTAAGAACTTGTATGGAAGTTCAGGCCTTTCTTCTTAATGTATGTAATATGGTATTTATGATTAGCATATTTGGTGAAAGATTCTGAAATCCTCTTTAGGGTTCATCGAGCTGGACCTCGAGAAAAGATATACTTTAAACCAGAAGAAGTAAAGGCAGCAATTGTCACTTGTGGAGGGCTCTGCCCTGGCCTTAATGATGTCATCAGACAGGTTAGTTTGTGATCACATTGTTGTTAAGGTAGCAACAATTTATCAGAGAAGTGTAATATTTCAATTTGCACCATCTAAATCATATCCTGTAGTTTATTATGTTCCTAGTTTGGCATCAAACTATATCTTGTTTCTTAAACTTTGATTTGATAATGAATCTGCTGCAGCTTGTTATCACACTTGAAGCTTATGGTGTAAAAAAGATTGTGGGTATTCCTTTTGGTTATCGCGGTTTTTCGGACAAAGAGTTGACAGAAGTGCCGGTGATATGACTCTtctctccttcctgattttggtTTAAACATCTCATGAGTTCTTCTTGCTAATGACTCTTTGCTGGTTGCAGCTGTCGAGGAATGTGGTTCAGAATATTCATCTTTCCGGTGGAAGCCTCTTGGGAGTTTCGCGTGGTGGACCTGCTGTAAATGAAATTGTGGACAGTTTGGAGGTGAATTATCTATCCACGTTTATTAAGAAACTATTTCATGATTTCACATACAAGTCTTTTGTTTGATATGCATATTATTGATATCAGGAAAGAGGCATCAACATGCTCTTTGTGTTGGGTGGAAATGGAACACATGCTGGTGCAAATGCAATTCACGATGAGGTTGTTAATCCTTTAATCTTGTGTTATTTGATTGCATTCAATTGGATTGTTCTGTAATCTATTATTTTTCAATGACAAAATCATATCTCCAAAACAGATTCATTAAAATTTACAAAAGGTTAGTTTCCTCTTTGGTTTGATTCACTGCACATTCCTTTTCTGATCACTTGCTTTAAATGTGAAAATGAAGGATCTTCacttttattgtatatattgttACAAATATGTCAATATATAAGCTTGTCCCAAGAAtctaataattcttttttttgCCCTCAGTGCCGTAAAAGAAGGTATATGGTATCTGTAATTGGAGTGCCTAAAACTATAGACAATGATATTCTATTGTTGGATAAAACTTTTGGCTTTGATACTGCGGTCGAAGAAGCCCAAAGAGCAATAAATTCTGCATATATTGAGGTAAATTCTGACTAATCCAGGCAAAATTTCCAGTCATTAGATTCTGTAATATTTATAATGTCTTCCTTATTAGGCACATAGTGCATATCATGGAATTGGCATTGTGAAATTGATGGGTCGTAGCAGCGGATTCATCGCAATGCATGCTTCCTTAGCTAGTGGCCAGATTGACATATGTCTTATACCTGAGGTATGTTATGTAATATGCATGCTCGAAATCGATAACTAGTCTGTTTTGTCATATGAATTAAACTGAGACAAGTTTTTTTGGGTGTGGTTCGAAGGTTCCTTTCAAGTTACATGGACAGAATGGAGTTTTAAGTCATATGAAGCACCTTATAGAAACAAAGGGATCAGCTGTAATCTGTGTTGCAGAGGGAGCTGGACAGGTGATTTAGATTACATAATCATTTCTGCATAGCATTTATTAAAACTCAAAGTTGCTAAGTGATATAGTGTATTATCCTTCTTGATGCAGGGTTTACTTCAAAAGACTAATGCTACGGATGCTTCAGGGAATGCTGTATTAGGAGACATTGGTGGATATATTCAACAAGAGGTGTGTTATTACTTGTTTATGCTTTTATGGTCATGCTTGATGGAAATGGATTTCCTTAAAGATTGAATTATCATTCTATGCCTACCTTTTTGGCAACCGAGTTTTCTGTCAATTCTGCTTGGATTCATGTTTCATATGGATTCAGAAACTTTTTATCCCTTCTTAAAGAAGTTGAATGGGACAAGATGTAGTTTTAAACCTCAGTTTAATGCTGAACTGCTTTTCTACTCTTATTTCTTGCAAAACAAGTAATAATTCAATGTAACTGACTCCATCAACGATCGTTTGTTTCAGACGAAAAAGTATTTCAAGGAGATCGGTATTCATTCAGACATAAAATATATCGATCCAACATACATGATCCGTGCTTGTCGAGCAAACGCTTCCGATGGAATTTTATGTGCAGTACTTGGCCAAAATGCTGTTAGTTTCTATCCCTATCCCTCTCTATCTTTGCTTCTTTCTGCATATCTATGATTTTCCTCTAGATTATGAGGAATTAACATCTCAATCCAAGTCACTTAACTATGTAAGGTTATGCTattagtgtatcaaaattaaaatctACTAATTCGGTTTAGGTTGCATACACTATCACTGGAGAATTATTTCACATAGATATCTAATCATTCATCGATACATTAGCAAACCATATTAGTTTTCTAAATAAAAAACTTGATTGGACCGCCTTGTCATtcaatgaatcaaaattaaactcttcatTTGGTTCTCTCTCTAGCTTGTGCTTATTGGTTACATATATATTGATCCATTTCTTGGCTTTCTTTTGTATCATGAAAGGTTCATGGTGCATTTGCAGGGTATAGTGGCATCACAGTAGGGACATGTAACACACACTATGCTTACTTTCCCATCACAGAAGCAATATCTCATCCAAGGTTGGTGGACCCTAATAGTAGAATGTGGCACAGGTGTTTAACTTCAACAGGCCAACCAGATTTCTTTTGATTTAACTTTCCATTTTTAATAATAGATTCAAGAGTCTTGGGAATTCTAAGCTTCCAAAAGAGTATATTATTCTGTAGGAAATAGGTTTCAAAGTATTTTTGGTTAATTAATCAACCCCAATATATATACATAGGTCAAAATAATACAAATGATACATTTAAATTTCCttcatattttaaaatttgattatctGTATAGGAATTATAGAGTCCTGCCAATTTCATTCAAAATAAAATGTGAGAGGAATCAATAACCAAGCAAATATTTgcttgattattttttttttcagtcaTTTGTGACATTTGTTGTAACCTATATTTGGGGTTCAAATTAAATGGGAGTAGATAGCAGAATAACTAGTCATTTGTATTTGAACTTATGGTTGAGTTATATTGGATTATTATTGATAGTTCATATATTTGCAGTTGATGAATTTATTTGTTTCGATCATTTTTTATTACATACATGTGTGGAAGTttaaaaaaggttttaaattcgCATTTGTGCAATCTCACCATTAAAAtagcatatttatttatttatttatttattttatagcaCTTCGATTTCAATACGGTGATGAAGTTGAATTAGTCcaattctaataataaaagtgCAATTAATTTTGGAGGAATTCTTTGAAAAGtactaaatatttttaaaacgtGTTGTTTGAACACatgttagaaaaaaaaaagagaaaattattCTAAAGGACCGTTaggaagatttaattattaaaaaggactttTAATACTAAAATTATTAAGAATGACtattaaaaattctttttaataattaaatcttcttAACACTACTTTAGAATAATTTTTCCAAGAAAAAAACCCTAATAAGAAGAGAATAATAAACCACCACCTACTTGTTGTACATTAGACTAGATGCAGGCTTCAGTCAAAGATAGGAATTAACAAAAGAGCAAGCATATACTCTTACTGcctcaaatacattaaaaataaattattttttggcAAAGGGTAATCAACCCAGGTCAGGGGTCAGCCCTAGTGAATGATCTTTAAATATGTTCATTCTTGTTTTTAAATActtgtctttattattttttctttcggAGCCAAGCCAAAAGATGAAAAGATTGTTTCCTCTtctatgtcttttgaatttttatAAGAGTCAAAGATCTTATTAAGTCATTGATTATGTTCACTTTGAATGGTAGATTCCTGCATGCCATAACCAGAAGAAAATCCACCATCTCTTAGAATATGAAAGTGTAAATGTTTAATGAGGTATTTATCAttataagatttttaaaaataataatagattATTAAATAAAGTGGTTTTACTTATATGAAAATCAACATGAAACAAGTAGTGTAGTGGTGGTAAAAATAATGAATGGTGTTGGGTGTGGGATTGGATTTGTGAATTGAATAACTGCGACAGACTGATGGAAAGCAAGTTGGAGCAGAGACAGAAGCATGTCTAAGCTTGTTGTTGGTGGTACCTTCAAATATTTGATGTtccacaaaaataaaaagaagagaagtgcATTCACTGCTGAAAGGTGTTAGAAGTTAAAACTTGCACCAACCATGATCAGAAAATGCCAGTGTCCATTGACCATGGCTCTCTCTGCCTCTCGGGTCCCCACTATGTCTCAGAACAACACATGCATGGACATTGGAGATTGAGTGAGTGAACGAACCAATATCATATTTGAGAATCTCAATTAGATAATTCCATAAGTTATTATATGACGATTTTCAATTATGAATTTCacactgcacctgagtttttccACCACCTTTTTTCTTAGCTTTTTCAATAACACAACAccactaataaaatttattttttggaaaaatgcactaattttatatttttaaagaatatttaaaatatgcaagaattaattaattttatcttttaagtattataaattcaaaaaatgttaaaaaatatcaaaatttattatttttaattattaattaattattaaaatttaaaaatataaaataaaatatataattagattactaaattaaaaaaataattaataattaaataataataaaaaataataaattttaatacttttaatttttctcttcCAAACTATTTAGAAATGTTATAGATGTACAATATTTATCTCCTTCATGAAATAAATATGTACACCCTAATTATATTATTAAGTATTATTATTATACTAGCAAGTAGTAAGTAAGGTGCAGGCTAGGCAAACATTTATTTGATCCAAACACACACAGAAGTTAGAAGACACTGAAACACATAGAAGTTGAGTTGACTGGTCAATAACTCAAAAGAAGAAGGTTTGTATGTGGGACCATGCAACACACATATGCAAAACTCTAGATAGATGGCGCAAGAAGAAGCACTACGCACATCGGAGGTGAAGGACTGTGTTGGCGGCAGATGAAGATGGTTGCTGCAAAAGAAACAGCAGAAGAAGACCAttaatctgattttttttttatatttttaatattttataagaaTACTTttgtaacaataataaaaaagaattatgtattctttaaaaaaatatgtttatctttttataattattagtaaAGATATTTTAGTATATCTTATagcataatattttttaaaaaattaaaaataaataataactaaaataatatacTTTATATAATCATTATACCAAAACAAACGCCTATAATATATCAACTACCACCAAAGACCAAACTTGAGTTTCAAGTCTCATACTATCTACTAATTACATCTTATATTCTTATCTTAGAGAATGGATATTATTATTTTTGCTTTTGAAAATATCTAAGGGTGAATGCGGTCCGAATTGAATATGGCCAAAATTTTGATTTCCTCCGTATTGAAATTATCAAATTGGATCTAATATCCGCAATTTTTAAATTCAGATCCAATTTGCGGATCGGATATCGAATATCGaatatatccgcaaaacacaaaaatatttttattaaaaaaaatcaataaaatttattttttctatttttttaaatatatttattcttaaaataatatCAANNNNNNNNNNNNNNNNNNNNNNNNNNNNNNNNNNNNNNNNNNNNNNNNNNNNNNNNNNNNNNNNNNNCCTTGGAtgataaaataatacaacatatatgataattattagttgaaataaaacataaaaataatatttacttatttatttctttatttttgcaaaTACGCGGATATGTGGATCGAATATGCGGATACCtacacaa carries:
- the LOC107639897 gene encoding ATP-dependent 6-phosphofructokinase 5, chloroplastic; translation: MSHVVTLHGLTVTTSSSSSSSYPHIHSLNTRRLCSKVRVSAQFKSHDSTPIDFCDPDWKHKFKEDFQERFSLPHVTDIFHDTPPMPSTFCLQHRTPMVRDFAGLNPSNEWHGYINDNDRVLLKTIYYSSPTSAGAECIDPGCSWVEQWVHRAGPREKIYFKPEEVKAAIVTCGGLCPGLNDVIRQLVITLEAYGVKKIVGIPFGYRGFSDKELTEVPLSRNVVQNIHLSGGSLLGVSRGGPAVNEIVDSLEERGINMLFVLGGNGTHAGANAIHDECRKRRYMVSVIGVPKTIDNDILLLDKTFGFDTAVEEAQRAINSAYIEAHSAYHGIGIVKLMGRSSGFIAMHASLASGQIDICLIPEVPFKLHGQNGVLSHMKHLIETKGSAVICVAEGAGQGLLQKTNATDASGNAVLGDIGGYIQQETKKYFKEIGIHSDIKYIDPTYMIRACRANASDGILCAVLGQNAVHGAFAGYSGITVGTCNTHYAYFPITEAISHPRLVDPNSRMWHRCLTSTGQPDFF